Part of the Sulfuriflexus mobilis genome is shown below.
CGCCAGCAACAGGCGATCTCCGAACAACATTCCAGGATAGATGCCCTAACCGGGCTGTTTAACCGTCGCTGGCTGGAAAGTAGTCTGCCGCGCCTGGCCACTCATGCCCAGTCACAACAGCAGCCGCTGTGCGTGATCATGCTCGATGTCGATCACTTTAAACATTATAACGACAGTCATGGCCACCGGGCCGGTGATGCCGCCCTGGCCGCTCTGGGTCATGACCTCGGTGACAATATCCGCCCCTGCGATTACGCGGTGCGCTATGGTGGTGAGGAGTTTATAGTGATCCTGCCCGATACCACGGTCAGTGATGCGCGCATTATTGCCGAGCGCCTCCGTGAGCTGTTACGCAATATGAATATACTGGACCAGGATGGTAAGCCGTTGCCGCCCATTACCGTCTCGATGGGGCTGGCCGAGCTGAAGGCCCGCCAGACCATGGACACCCTGATCGAGGCCGCCGATGTTGCCCTCTACCGCGCCAAACATGCCGGCCGCGACCGCGTAGCCCTCTGAAACAGGCTAGTGTAAAGGCCGGCCGCGGGTGGGCATTTGCAGGTCGACCTTGACCTGATTTTGACGTGTCTCGTCAAAGACCAAATCAATGGAAATCTGCTCACCGTCCTGGAGTATCTTGACCTGCTTGAGATCAGGCAGGCGGGTTGCCAGCCACGAGGTACTGGCGGCGATCATCTGTTCATTCTCGTCAAACAGGGCCTGACTCAGATAACCGGCAACGAACTTGGCACGCTGCAGCAGGTCTGGCTCTTCAACCGTATCACTGCCCAGCTGTATACCTGCATCCATCCCCTCGTCCATCTTGTCGAGGTATTCCTGCTGTTTTTCGGAGAGCGCCTTGTTGCGGTCATAATCGATTTGCGGCTGACCGTTGACGTGTACCTGCATCAAACTCATAACGTGAAAGGTTTCCCGGTGTTCAACGAGGCGCTAGAATAAGCTGCGTTTGCGCGAGCTGCAAGGCAAAATCATGTTTGATAGCGATATTCCCGATTGGGTGGAGTGGCTGGCCCAGGATAAAGACGGTAGTTGGTGGGGTTATTCGGTCGAGCCGCATCAACACTCGACCGGCTGGTATGAAAACGAAGTCGGTGATTACACCCGGCTCGGCGCCGCGGCGCCAAATCCTGACTGGCAAAACAGCCTGCGCCGAAAGCCCTGATTAGCTGTAGGAGATCTCGGCCTTTAAGCCCACCTCGTTGAGGTGATCGAGGATATTCATGGTCATATTGCTGTGGTCATCCACATCAACCAGCACCTCGCGAGGCAGGCCCTGGCCGATCTCGACATTGTGCACATGGCTCATGGCCATCAGATCGGCCTTGATGAAGGTCAACCTGTCGGCATCGATATCTCCATTGACGTAAAAGTGCAGTGTATTCATGTTGCTCTCCGATTAGTGGCAGTCATTTGCTGCCAGCCTAACTAATCTATAGTTAAGGTGGCAGCAATGGTCAAGCCGTTGCGCCGGTATTTCGAAAAATCTGTTATGCTCTCGCCGAATTAAATCCGACCCAGGCCAAACCATGCCCCGAATCACGATTTACAGTACCGCCGTCTGTCCTATTTGCGACAAAACCAAGACTCTGCTCAAAAAATGGGATATCAGTTTTGAGGAGAAACGGGTGGACCAGAGCCAGGCCAATCTCAAGGAGATGCTCGAGATCAGCAACCATGCCCGCTCCGTTCCCCAGCTCAGTATCGATGGTAAATGGATAGGTGGTTTTACCGAGCTGACCGAAATGCATATGGACGGTGAGCTTGATGCCTTGTTTGGCAGTTAGGGCTCACCTGCCGGCATAAAAAAACCCGCTGCTGCGGGCTTTTTTTATTCTTATCGGTATATTTCAGGGCATCTGGATGCCGCCGCCCGGCACACCGCCGCCACCCGGCACGACAATCTGGGAACTGGCCTGACGCTGCATTTCCTTTATTTCCTCAATGGCCTGTTCCACCGCCTGTCTGGCCGCTGCCGCATAGTTTTCCACGGCCTCGGCAAGATCCGCCGCCGCGATCTCAAAGCTCAGCGGCATCGGCCCGGCGGCCGTCATCATCTGTGCGTGGCCAAGGAACAGGGTCGGACGGCCGGCATCAGCCTCACCTGTCACCGTCACCGGGCTCAGTACCCGAATCGTGCCCGCCTTCCTGTCCGTGTAACTCTGGTCGCGATACAGGCCATTCGCGTCCATGGTCATATTTTCAAGATCAGTCATCGTCAAGGCTTCCGGAAATTGTTAGCAAATAATGCCTTAGAGTGTAACGGAAAATGGCAGGTGACCCCAACCGGGTGGAGTGATCAACCCGAGCAGATTTCAACAAAGAATTCGCCTGATTCGGTCTTAAACGGCAGTAAGACCACCGGGCCGCTGATGCTGTGTTTCACCTCGTGTCCCTCACCGGCATCAACCGTGGGCAGGGTTAGTTCAAAATCATAACCCTCTTTTTCGAGACTGGCCTTGGCGCCACCCGCCATCATGTTGGCGATCTCGCCGACCAGGTCCATAACCATATCATCGACCTCTTGCGGTTCGGTTCTGAGCATACGCTTGGTAATCTCAAAAACGACAGGTTTGGGGAAACTGATGGCCGTGGATACCTTTGCCTGTTTACCCGAAAAATCGATCAGGCCGGTGACCACGCCGCGTGCCCGGCTGTCGGCCTTGAGCACAGGTATACCCGCCTCGGGTGTCATCTGAGCCATGGTCGACAAGACATTGACGATGGAATCGAGTACCGGGTTAACAAACCTGACATCCACTATACATTCCTCTTCAAAGCAAGATTAGAGTAATAGTAGTTCAGTTCCCAATAAATACACCCGACTATATTGCCCAAAATAGCGGGGGTTTATATTGATTTACACTGCCACGGGGCACGCCATTATCCTTATTGTCATTCTGCACGCAAAGATTAGAAGATGTTTTTCGATGATGAAATATCTACCTCAATATTTCTATGATATTTGCTATGGCCGGTTATATGGAGAATTCACCTTGCCACTGACCCTTTACATGGTCGAGCGATAACCGTGCCGGGAACATACGTGTCGCAAAGCGGCTGGATAACTGCCGTTTTACCGGGTGCTGCGCGGCAAACTGCTCCGGGTCACAGGACAGGGCCTCTACCGGGCGAAAACATACCTTTAGGTTATCGCTCACAGGAACATACTCTTGTTCCGTCTCGCTACAAAACAAGACACGCTTTTGTACCACACAGGAAAAATACAACTGCATCTCAACCAGCAGGGGTTGACTACGTTGCCGCAGGGCCGTTTCGGCCCGATGTGTCCAGCTGACCTGTAACGTGTGGCCGTTCAGACTAACTGTTTGGCGATATTTATAGGGGTGCAACCAGCCAAACATTCTGGCCAGCGGATTGCCGATAGAAAAATAGCTGCCTCGCAGGTCAACGGCCATCCCGTCAGTCCAGCAGACCTGTCAGGGTATCAACGATACTGCCCACCGATGACGGATTCTTCCCGGTTATTAACATTCCGCAGCAGTTATCAGAATACGCCTTGCCATAGCTTGCCCCTCTTAGTGCCTTGCACTATTGGAACACAAGTATTTATTTCCCCACAACAGCAACCGGGACAATACACCATGGCCAGCGAGCCAGGGCAATATTCACAGTAAAAATACGTCTAAATCGTTGCGTTGCCGGACCCGACCTATTGCTTGCGTGTAAATATCAGGGAATTGCCGGCACTGAGCTTCTTATTAAAGGCGTAGCCCGCCTCATTGAAATCCTTCAGGCCCTCAGGCTTGGTGATCTGGTTCTGGATAATGTAACGTGCCATCAGGCCGCGAGCCCGCTTGGCGTAGATGCCGATCATCTTGTAGTCGCCGTTTTTGTATTCCTTGAATTGCGGCGTGATGATCTCAGCGGCGATATTTTTTGTCTTCACCGATTTAAAGTATTCATTCGAGGCCAGATTCACCAGGGTGCCCGATTTGATCTTGCTGAGCTGCTGGTTAAGGCCGTCGGTGATGATATCGCCCCAAAACTCGTACAGGTTTTTGCCACGTTCTGTATCCAGTCTCGTACCCATTTCCAGGCGGTAAGGTTGCATCAGGTCCAGCGGCCGCAACAGGCCATACAGACCGGAGAGGATGCGCAGGTGCTGCTGCGCAAACTTGAAATCCGCCGCACTGAAGCTCTCGGCATCCATGCCCTGATAGACATCACCCTTGAAGGCCAGTAAGGCCTGCTTGGCGTTGTCCTGGGTACACTCCGGCGCAAAGGCCTCGTAACGGTCGAAGTTCAGCTCAGCCAGCTTCAGGCTCAGGTTCATCAACTCGGCAATATCGAGTGAACAAAACTTACGCAGCCGCTGGATCAACACCATGGAGTGCTGCATGTAATCCGGTGTTGTCGCCGTTTTGGTCTTGGCGGGCGTGTCGTAGTCCAGCTTCTTGGCTGGCGAAATAACAATAAGCATGATGTGTCTTTAGGTCTGATTGGCAGAAAATATCATAGCGGCATTATGACATATTTGGCCATGCGCACCACCGCCTTCAGGGTACCCGCGCAGTACTTGTCGCGGTGCGAGGGACGATGTCCAGATTTTTATCATAGGCCGTTGACTGGATCTCCATCAGGCCCAGTATCGTATGGAACAGGTTGTCATGGCTGAACTGCTCGTTCTGCCTTTCCCGCACCCGGCTCATGTCGATCTCGTCATAGCTATCGCCAACCCACAAAATGGCTGGCACATGAATTTGTGCACCCGGTGCGAACAGGTATGGCATGCCGTGTAAATAGATCCCATTCTCGCCCAGTGATTCGCCGTGGTCACTAACATAAAGCATCGCCGTCTCGAAACCATGATTATTGGTCTTTAGCAAATCGATGACCTTCTTCAGAAAGTCATCCGTATAGAGGATGGCATTATCATAGGCGTTATTAATTTCTTCTACACTGCAATCTTCCAGTTGATTGGTCGCACACACCGGTTTGAATTTCTCAAAGGATTTCGGGTAGCGTTTGTAATAGGCGGGGCCGTGGTTTCCCATCTGATGCAGAACAATAAATATATCGCCCGACGTATTCTTATTTATATAGTCCTGCAGGCCGACCAACATGCCTTCATCCCTGCACTCAGGATTACAGATCGTATTCTTGTCCGCATGTTTATAACTTTCATAGGTAACCCGATCTGCCACACCCTTTGAGCTGGAATTATTGTCACGCCAGAGTATATTCACCCCGGCATGTTTCAGCACATCTAACAAGTTCTCCCGTTCCACGGCTTTGGCGATACTGTAATCATTCTTGTTCAGAACAGAGAACATACAAGGTACAGACTCGGCAGTAGAGGTCCCACAAGCAAGCACATTAGAGAAACTGATCACATCCTCTTTTTCCAACAGTGGGTTGGTCTTTCTGTTGTAGCCATTTAGCGAGAAGCGATCTGCACGTACTGTTTCGCCAATCACCAGGATGATTAACTCTCTATCTTTATCCGTAAGCGGTATACGCGCATCACGCCCAACGGCCTGCAGCTCATGTGGCCCGGCCATGACGGTATTTTTAATATATTTTCCGGCTGAATAGACATAAAAGACCGGGTTGGCGTAATAGCGGAGGGGTTTATGCTCCCTGAAGAATGAGGCGTAAAACTTGCTAAATGATAACACCACAACCACCAGCACCACTATCGCCACCAGTGTGGTGACTATCCTGGCGAGGAGTTCCTTTTTCAACGGGGCATAGTTTATCCTCGCCTTGATGACCAGATAGGCCGGCAGGACACCGAGCAAAAGAAAATACCCCAGCAACTTGAGGCTGAGCAGGTCCGCGCTTTCATCAATATCCGTGCCGACAATATTCTCTATCATGCCGTCATCAATAATGACGTTATAGCTATCCATAAAATAGGCCGCCAGCGATGACAGTAGAAAGACCAGTACCAGGGCAGGCTTAATGGTGTAACGAGAACTGAATGGCATTAGTAGCAGTATGATAATACTGCCAAGAAACGGCGCCAAAGATGCAACAAAACCAATATTTTTAGTGTTTAGTGGATACACCTCAACGACATGGCTAAAAAAAGAAATATTGTATATCGCCACCAGCATCAGTGATGCCAGCACCAGCAACTTATTGGTGGAAATATTATAAATATTGCGCGAGATCATTTTTTCATGAGATCAAACGATCATCCTTAATATTCATTCAACTTCACCCTGAAACCTTGCTACATTCCCTGAATATTCTCTTTGTACAGATATCACAAGTATCTATATCAAGCGTCTTGTAAATAAATGCTACCGCCTTTGATTTATGATCAAAAAATGCATTTGAACCTATGCTCTTGATGTATTTTCCTTGCGCCAAAAACTCCCAGACATTGGACTCAAGCCCATAAAAGTATAGACCACCACCCTTTTTACGCAGACGTTCATTCTCCATTACCAGCATTTCGGCGCCGGCGGCATCTATATAATTCACCTTCGACGCATCTATCACGATGTTTTTTATGCCTTCCTTGTCTGCAATCAGGCCCAGCTTGCATTGAATATAGTTCAAGGAGCCAAAATAGATCGAGCGATCAATGCGAATAAATTTTATCTGCGGACATTCACTAATCGGCTTGGTATCAACAGAAATAAACTTTCTTGTTGGACTTTGAGGGTCTGGCGCCAGTACGGTCATTTCTGGTTTTGAGGTGCGTGCCAGAAATATTAATATGGATAACAAGACACCCAGATAAATCGCAAATTCAAGCTCGAGGAATAATGTTGACAGGAACGTCACCA
Proteins encoded:
- a CDS encoding chemotaxis protein CheX; protein product: MDVRFVNPVLDSIVNVLSTMAQMTPEAGIPVLKADSRARGVVTGLIDFSGKQAKVSTAISFPKPVVFEITKRMLRTEPQEVDDMVMDLVGEIANMMAGGAKASLEKEGYDFELTLPTVDAGEGHEVKHSISGPVVLLPFKTESGEFFVEICSG
- a CDS encoding phosphoethanolamine transferase; translated protein: MISRNIYNISTNKLLVLASLMLVAIYNISFFSHVVEVYPLNTKNIGFVASLAPFLGSIIILLLMPFSSRYTIKPALVLVFLLSSLAAYFMDSYNVIIDDGMIENIVGTDIDESADLLSLKLLGYFLLLGVLPAYLVIKARINYAPLKKELLARIVTTLVAIVVLVVVVLSFSKFYASFFREHKPLRYYANPVFYVYSAGKYIKNTVMAGPHELQAVGRDARIPLTDKDRELIILVIGETVRADRFSLNGYNRKTNPLLEKEDVISFSNVLACGTSTAESVPCMFSVLNKNDYSIAKAVERENLLDVLKHAGVNILWRDNNSSSKGVADRVTYESYKHADKNTICNPECRDEGMLVGLQDYINKNTSGDIFIVLHQMGNHGPAYYKRYPKSFEKFKPVCATNQLEDCSVEEINNAYDNAILYTDDFLKKVIDLLKTNNHGFETAMLYVSDHGESLGENGIYLHGMPYLFAPGAQIHVPAILWVGDSYDEIDMSRVRERQNEQFSHDNLFHTILGLMEIQSTAYDKNLDIVPRTATSTARVP
- the yaaA gene encoding peroxide stress protein YaaA, translating into MLIVISPAKKLDYDTPAKTKTATTPDYMQHSMVLIQRLRKFCSLDIAELMNLSLKLAELNFDRYEAFAPECTQDNAKQALLAFKGDVYQGMDAESFSAADFKFAQQHLRILSGLYGLLRPLDLMQPYRLEMGTRLDTERGKNLYEFWGDIITDGLNQQLSKIKSGTLVNLASNEYFKSVKTKNIAAEIITPQFKEYKNGDYKMIGIYAKRARGLMARYIIQNQITKPEGLKDFNEAGYAFNKKLSAGNSLIFTRKQ
- a CDS encoding GGDEF domain-containing protein; translated protein: MTPASATNQPLTTEQLATQHILRGESENNLRWLLEHAQYETFAAGDVLLTPERDNHTLYLILSGRVQVRLDWQGHEALTFLDVGHCVGEMSIIERKRPSAIVVTDCVCQLLLIHEEVLWSLVERSGTLARNLLYMLSSRVRKDNLVIFESRQQQAISEQHSRIDALTGLFNRRWLESSLPRLATHAQSQQQPLCVIMLDVDHFKHYNDSHGHRAGDAALAALGHDLGDNIRPCDYAVRYGGEEFIVILPDTTVSDARIIAERLRELLRNMNILDQDGKPLPPITVSMGLAELKARQTMDTLIEAADVALYRAKHAGRDRVAL
- a CDS encoding glutaredoxin domain-containing protein: MPRITIYSTAVCPICDKTKTLLKKWDISFEEKRVDQSQANLKEMLEISNHARSVPQLSIDGKWIGGFTELTEMHMDGELDALFGS